The Pseudoxanthomonas sp. SL93 genome segment GTGCATGTGTTCCGCGAGATCATGTCCGCCTGCCTTGCCCAGCAGGAGCCGCTCAAGATCGGCTTCCTGGGTCCGGAAGGCACCTTCAGCCAGCAGGCGGTACTGAAGCATTTCGGCCGTTCGGCGCACGGCCTGCCGTTGGCCAGCATCGAGGAAGTGTTCCAGGAAGTGGAGAGCGGCAACGCCGATTTCGGCGTGGTGCCGGTCGAGAATTCGGGGCAGGGCACCATCCAGATCACGCTGGACATGTTCCTGACCTCGAACCTCAAGATCTGCGGCGAAGTCGAACTCCGCGTGCACCAGTACCTGCTTTCGCGCAGTGGCCGCATCGAGGACATCGAACGCATCTACTCGCATCCGCAGTCGTTCGCGCAGACGTCTTCGTGGCTGCGTGCCAACCTGCCCAAGGTGGAGAAGATTCCCGTGTCCAGCAACGCGGAGGGCGCGCGTCGGGCGCGGGGTTCCGACGATGCGGCCAGCATCGGCGGCGAAAGCGCGGGCCATGTGTACGGCCTCAAGAAGGTGGTGATGAGCCCCATCCAGGACGATGCGGACAACACCACGCGCTTCCTGGTCATCGGCCGCAGCATCTTCCCGCCGTCGGGCCACGACCGTACCTCGGTGCTGGTCTTCATCCATGACAAGCCCGGCGCGCTGTTCGACGTGCTCAGCCCGTTCGCCCGCCATGGCATCAGCATGAACCGCATCGAATCGAGGCCGTCGCACCACGCCAAGTGGGAATACGGCTTCTTCATCGACCTGGCCGGCCACGTCGAGGATGAGGCCATGAAGCAGGCGCTGGCCGAACTGAAAAAGCATTCGGCGCAGATCAAGGTGCTGGGTTCTTATCCGGTCGCGGTGCCTTGAGGGCCGTGATTCGTGATGGCGGATTCGCGATCTGCCGTCGCAGTGATCATGCCCCGTCCGAACGCCGCCCATTGATCCGCTCCTCACGAATCACTAATCACTCATCACAGCTCCCATGACGCAAGACTGGATCGCCTCCGCCGGCCAACCCCTGCAGGGCACCCTGGATATCCCCGGCGACAAGTCGGTGTCGCATCGCGCGGTGATGTTCGCCGCGCTGGCTGACGGCACCTCGACGATCGACGGTTTCCTGGAAGGCGAGGACACCCGCGCCACCGCCGCGATCTTCTCGCGCCTGGGCGTGCAGGTGGAAACCCCGTCGCCGTCGCGGCGCATCGTGCATGGCGTGGGCGTGGACGGCCTGAAGGCCGCGGACGGTGCGCTGGATTGCGGTAACGCCGGCACCGGCATGCGCCTGCTGGCCGGCCTGCTGGCGGCGCAGCCGTTCGACAGCGTGCTGGTCGGCGATGAGTCCCTGTCGAAGCGTCCCATGCGCCGCGTCACCGGCCCACTCGCCACGATGGGCGCGCGCATCGACACCGAAGACGGCGGCCTGCCGCCGCTGCGCATCCAAGGCGGCCATTCGCTGCGAGGCATCGACTACACGCTGGAAGTCGCCAGCGCGCAGGTGAAGTCCGCCGTGCTGCTGGCCGGCCTGTATGCCGAAGGCGAGACCGTGGTGCGCGAGCCGCATCCCACCCGCGACTACACCGAGCGCATGCTGAAGGCGTTCGGCGTGGACATCAACTTCTCGCCCGGCTTCGCGCGCCTTCGCGGCGGGCAGCGCCTGAAGGCCACCGACATCGCCGTGCCGGCGGACTTCTCGTCGGCGGCGTTCTTCCTGGTCGCGGCCAGCATCATTCCCGGTTCTGCACTGCGCCTGCGCGCGGTCGGCCTGAATCCCCGGCGCACCGGCCTGCTGCAGGCGCTGCGCCTGATGGGCGCGGACATCACCGAGGAAAACGCCAGCGAGCACGGCGGCGAGCCGGTCGTGGATCTGGTGGTGCGCCATGCGCCGCTGCGCGGCATCGAGGTGCCCGAGGCGCTGGTGCCGGACATGATCGACGAGTTCCCGGCGCTGTTCATCGCGGCGGCCTGCGCCGAAGGCCCCACCGTCGTGCGCGGCGCGGCCGAACTGCGCGTGAAGGAGTCCGACCGCCTGGCGAGCATGGCAAACGGCTTGCGGGCGATGGGTCTGCGGGTGGACGAGACGCCGGATGGCGCGACGATCTTCCCGGGCGAACTGCTGGGTGGAGTCGTGGACAGCCATGGCGACCACCGCATCGCGATGGCGTTCTCCATCGCGGGGCAGGTGGCGAAGGGCGAAGTGCGTATCGGCGACATCGCCAACGTGGCCACGTCATTTCCGAATTACGACGGGCTGGCAACGGGCGCGGGGTTTGCGCTGCGGAAGGCCTGAGGCTGTTGCTTTCTGCAGGAGCGACGTGAGTCGCGACCGTACGCCCAAGATTGCCTGCGTGTTCGCTTGAGCTACCGTGCGACGGTCAACGATGCGCTCGTGCGTCAGGCTCCCGGTGCACAAAGACATTCGGTCGCGACTTACGTCGCTCCTACAAGGGGGCAAAAAAAACGGGGAAGCCATGGCTTCCCCGTTCCGTTACAGGGTGAAGGCGTGCGTTCGCCTTACTGGGTAGCCACCAGGTCCGATGGCTTGAAGTCCACCGGCACGCGCACGCTGCTGGCAACAGCCTTGCCATTGCGCAGCGCCGGCTCGAAGCGCCACTGGCGAACGGCGTTCAGCGCGGCACGGTCGAGCTCACGCTCACCGCTGCGTTCGGCGATCTTGACGTCCACCGGATTGCCGTTGGCATCCAGCTCGGCCATCACCACGACGGTGCCACCCACGCCGGCGCGCAGCATCGAAGCGGGATATTTCGGCTCGACGTTGCCGGCCATGGCACGCGGCTGGCGATTGGTCGCGGCCACGCGGTCGACCGCTTTCTTCGGCTTGCTGGCCACGGCGGCCTGCGCCGGCCGCTCACGCGACGTGTCGGCGGCCGGTATCGTAGGCGCGGGGGTGGGCGCACTCGTTGCCGCCTGCTGCGAAACCTGGCGGTGCTGTGCCATCCACACCAGGGCGGCGGTCGTCAGTGCGAACGCCAACAGCACCAGCAGGACCGGGGACACACCGCGCCGTGTTGGCGCCGCGTTGTCTTCCAGAGTTTCCGGAGCGCGATATTCGTTGTTTGCGGACTGCGTCATGGGACCTCCTGATCACGTTGTGGAACGTGGTCGAGTCTTGCATGCCGCTTTGTTGCGACTACGTGAGTCGCGAGTGAAACCGACGCGCTGGATTCAGCAATCCGAATGAAGGTTCAGCAACGCGAGCAGCGCGTCAACGCATCTTGAAATCCACCGGCACCGTCACGCTGCCGACGATCGCCTGACCATCGCGCTGGCCGGGACTGAAACGCCAGCGACGCACGGCGTCCACCGCCGCGCGATCGAGATCGCGCGAACCACTGCGTTGCTGCACGTCCACCGACAGCGGCACGCCATCGGTGCCCACTTCCACGCGCACCATCACCGTGCCTTCCGCGCCTTCGCGGATCGCGGCGGGCGGATACTCGGGCGCCGGCGTCTGGCCGGGGAGGGGCACCGGTACCTCGGTCGGCGCCAGGCCCACGCCTGCGGGCAGCGGCGCATCGGCTGCGGTCGGTGCCACGGGTGCGGTGGGGGCTTCGGGTACCGGGGCCGGCATCGGTTTTTCTTCCACCAGCTTGGGCTGCTCGTCGGCGCGCCGGGCGGGCGGCTCGTCCATGCCGCTGGCGCCATCGCCGGTGGACAGCGGCTCGGGCAGCGCCTCGATCGGCAGTGCCTTGCCCGCGGCGGCCGGTTCCGGCTTGTAGAACCCGTCGTCGCGGCCGGCCCACCAGACGATCACGAACAGCAGCAGGCCGATGCCGAAGGCGATGGCGGCGTTGCGCAGGGCGGTGCGGGGCAGGCGGAAGGTGAAGTGCGGGTCGTGCGGTTGCTGGGCCGACATGGGAGTCACCGGTGAAGACGCGCCGATTCTTGCACATGCCGGGTTAACCGCGCGGGCAACGGGTCGCAGATGGGCGATAATGCCGGCTTCCCACGCCAGACCGCAGTTTCCATGCTCGATCCTGTCCTGCTCCGCACCCAGCCCGCCGAACTCGCCCAGCGCCTCAAGGAGACCCGGGGTTTCGACCTGGACGTGTCCCGCATCGCCGAGCTGGAAGCCTCGCGCAAGCAGATCCAGAAACGCACCGAGGAACTGCAGAACCTGCGCAATACCCGCTCCAAGGCCATCGGCCAGGCCAAGGCCAAGGGCGAGGACGTCTCCGCGCTGATGGCGGAAGTGGCCGGCTTCGGCGACGAGCTGAAGGCTTCGGAAGTGAAGCTCGACGAGATCCGCGCCGAGATCGAGGCCATCGCCCTGGGCATCCCCAACCTGCCGCACGCCAGCGTGCCGGTGGGCAGCGACGAGGCCGGCAATGTCGAACAGCACCGCTGGGGCACGCCGCGTACCTTCGATTTCGCGGTCAAGGACCATGTGGAACTTGGCGCGCGCCACGGCTGGCTGGACGCCGACACGGCCGCCAAGCTGTCCGGCGCACGCTTCACCGTGCTGCGCGGCCAGCTGGCCCGCCTGCACCGCGCACTCGCGCAGTTCATGCTGGACCTGCACACCATCGAACACGGTTACGAAGAAACCAGCGTGCCGGTGATCGTCAACGCCGATTCCATGCGCGGCACCGGCCAGCTGCCGAAGTTCGAGGAAGACCTGTTCGCCACGCAACTGGGCGAACACAAGCGCTACCTGATCCCGACGTCCGAAGTACCGCTGACCAACATCGTCCGCGACGAAATTCTCGACGACGCCCGCCTGCCGCTGCGCATGACGGCGCATTCGATGTGCTTCCGTTCCGAAGCCGGCAGCGGCGGCCGCGACGTGCGCGGCATGATCCGCCAGCACCAGTTCGAAAAGGTGGAACTGGTGTCCATCGCGCGCCCGTCCGAAAGCTACGACGAGCAGGAGCGCATGACCCGCGCCGCCGAGACCGTGCTGGAGAAGCTGGGCCTGCCGTACCGCCGCATGCTGCTGTGCACGGGCGACATGGGCTTCGGCGCCACCAAGACCTTCGACCTGGAAGTCTGGCTGCCGTCGCAGGACATGTACCGCGAGATCTCCTCGTGCTCCAACTGCGAGGACTTCCAGGCGCGTCGCATGCAGGCGCGCTGGCGCAACCCGGCCACCGGCAAGCCCGAGCCGGTGCACACGCTCAACGGCTCCGGCACGGCAGTGGGTCGCGCATTGATCGCGGTGATGGAGAACTACCAGAACGCCGACGGCTCGATCACCGTGCCCGAGGTGCTGCGCCCGTACATGGGCGGCGCGGAACAGATCGCCTGACGCGATATCCCTTCTCCCGCGCGCAGAAGGTGCAGCACATCCCTTCTCTCCGCTAGCGGGGAGAAGGTGCCCGGAGGGCGGATGAGGGGCCGCTGTTCGCTCGGGACTTTTCGTTCCGCTGTCTGCCTATGATCGAATCTTGTAGGCGAGTGAGCGCTTTCGGCGCCCTGTCTCCGTTCGCCCCTCACCCGCCTTCGGCACCCTCTCCCCGCACGCGGGGCGAGGGGAGCATCAAGTCTTCTTCGCGCGTCCCTTGGGGGCCTTCGCCACCTTGGCGCGCACCGTCGTGCGGCTCAGATCGCGTAGCGCGTCCTTGCCGATCCAGCGTCGCGTCGGGTCGTCGGACGCCGCCAACCGGGTGGCCAAAGTCGTCGCCTCCGCATGCAGCGCTGCATTGCGATGGCCGATGGCACGCAGTGCCCAGCTAACGCCCTTGCTGACGAAATTGCGCGCATCGCCCGCGGCCGTATCCACGTGGGCCAGCCCGGCGAGGAAGGGCGCATCGGGCGTGTGGCGGTCATGCACTGCCAGCCCGGCCAGCAGCGCGAACGCCGCGCGTTTCTCGAATTCGCCACGCTTGCGTGCCCACGCCTCGATCCGCTCCCATGCGTGCGCGCTGCGATCGAACAGGTGCAGGCACAGGGTGTCGCAGACCGCCCAGTTGTCGAACTGGCGGCACCAGCGGTCCATCTGCGTGGCGGTGAGTTGTGCCGGATCGGCGATGAAGGCGACTAGCAGCCGCGCTTCGTAGACGCCGCTGTCCCACAGTGGTTGTGCCAATGGGTGTTGGCGGCCGAAGCGTTTGCCCAGCGCCTGGATGTCGCGCATGGGCACGCCGAGTGCGTGGGTGTCGGGGATGCCGTAACGCGCCAGCCCGGCGCGATGGTCCGGGCTGGCGGCGGCTTTCAGCAGGGCGAGCGCTTGTGCGACGTCGATGGCGTCACCCGTGGCTGCATCGCGGCGCGTACGGGTGGTTCTCGGACGACGCAGAGCGGTGCGGTCGGGCATCGGGGGGTCGCCGTGACGGGTGCCGGCAGCATACCGGCTCCCGTCAGCGCGACCGCGTGCCGATCAGGCGGCCTCGCGCAGCGGCGCGGGGATGCTGGCCAGCGCGGCCTCGATGGCGTCGCTGCGGTGCTGCGCCGAGTAGGCGATGCGCTCGGCGCGTACGAATTCCACGTCGGTGATGCCCAGGAAACCGAACACCTGCTTCAGATAAGGCGTCACGAAGTCGATCGCGGTGCCGGCGTATTCGCCGCCGCTGGCTTCGGCCACGATCACCTGCTTGCCGCCGGCCAGGCCGATCGGTCCGTTCTCGGTGTACTTGAAGGTGCGGCCGGCCACGGCCACGCGGTCGATCCAGGCCTTCAGCGTGGACGGGATGCCGAAGTTGTAGCGCGGCGCGCCCACCACGATGACGTCGGCGTCGAGGAACTGCTGCATGGTCAGTTCACCGGCTTGCGCGGCGGCGCTGTCGCCCCCACCCAGTACGGCACCGGTCAGGTGGGCCAGCGGCTCGGCGTCCAGGTCGCGGTAGGTGACCTCCAGCCCGGGCACGCTGTCCTGCCAACGGGCTACGATGGCGGCGGTAAGCTGGCGCGTGACCGAGTTGTCGGCCAAGGCGCTGCTGTCGATATGCAATAGTTTCATGATGTCTCTCCGGTCGGATGCGGCCTCAACCGCGTTGGAGGACACTGTAGGTCGTTGCATTTGTGGGATAAACGTGGTCTAACGTCACTGATTGTTCTAAGGGTGGAATTCTCGTCATGCAGCACGACCTCAACGATCTCTATTACTTCGCCATGGTGGTGGACCACGGGGGCTTCGCCGCCGCCGAACGCGCCCTGGGCATCCCCAAGTCCCGCCTGAGCCGCCGCATCAGCCAGCTGGAAACCGACCTGGGCGTGCGCCTGCTGCAGCGTTCCACGCGCCGGTTCGCGGTGACGGACGTGGGCATGAGCGTGCACCGGCATGCGCAGACGATGCTGGCCGAGGCGCAGGCCGCGCGCGAAGTGGTCGACCGGCTGAGTGCGGAGCCGCGCGGCGTGGTGCGCGTCAGCGTGCCGGTGGCGGTGGCGCAGATGCAGTTGCCCAAGATCCTGCCGATGTTCCTGGACAAGTACCCCAAGGTCCGGCTGCAGCTGCACGTCAACAACCGCCGCGTGGACATCATCAACGAAGGCTACGACGTGGCGCTGCGCGTGCGCGCCAAGCTGGACGACGACGGCAGCCTGGTGATGCGCAGTTTCGGCCAGATCCAGGAGCTGCTGGTCGCCAGCCCCAAATACCTGCAACGCGCCGGCCGTCCGCGCGACCCGGACGAACTGGCCCAGCACGTCACCCTGAGCATCAGCGAGGACGAGGCCCGCCAGCGCTGGGAGCTGCACGGCCCCAATGGCGAGGTCCGCCGGGTCGAGCTGCAGCCGCGCCTGGCCGGTTTCGATTTCCCGCTGCTGCAGTCGATGGCGAAGGACGGGTTCGGCATCACGCTTTTGCCGGAGACGGTCTGCGCGGAGGCGGTGCGCAAGGGCGAGCTGGAGGTGGTGCTGCCGGAATGGAGCCTGCCGCAGGGCATCTGCCATGCGGTGTTCGCGTCGCGCCGGGGCCTGTTGCCGGCGGTGCGGGTGTTCATCGACTTCCTGGCGGAGCATCTGCCTCAGCAGATCGAGTCGTCGCGGCTGGATTGCGGTGGCAAGTGTGCGGAGGAGAAGGAGAAGGCCATCGCGATGGCCATCGACAACACGCAGGCCGGCAAGGTAAAGAAGGCCTCGTAGGCGCTGACGGGTTCGTGCGAAAATGCCATCCGGCCTGCAAGGGGCCGGGCAGGGGACTTGGTAGCGGGGGCAGGCTCTGAACCTGAAATCCGCACCAAGACATCCCCGAAAGCAATACCGGAGAGATGGCCGAGTGGTTTAAGGCAGCAATCTTGACTGCGCAGGCCGAAGGCCGGAGCGAACATCGACCGTAGGTCGATGGTAAAACTGCCGTACGGCGCGCAGCGCCGCGGTAGGGTAGTGACAACGGAGAGATGGCCGAGTGGTTTAAGGCAGCAGTCTTGAAAACTGCCGTAGGTGTAAGCCTACCGTGGGTTCGAATCCCACTCTCTCCGCCACGTTCTAAACCGTCCTATGTCCGGTGGAAGAAAAGCTCATGCGTCGACTCTTCGTGCTGGCGTTGCTTCTGTTGCACAGCGCCGCCTGGGCCTCCGACGCACCGGCGCGCGTCATCGTCATCGGCACCTACCACTTCAGCAATCCCGGACAGGACAAGGCCAACGTGGACTCGGTGGACGTCACCGTGCCCCAGCGACAGGCGGAACTGAAGTCGGTCACCGATGCTCTCGCGAAATTCCAACCGACGTTCGTTGGCGTCGAGTGGCCCGCCGATGCAGCGCGCGAGCAATATGCGCGCTATCTGGACGGCACGCTGCCGCCCTCCAGCAACGAAGTCGTGCAGTTGGGATTCCGACTGGCCAGGCAGATGGGGCTCGAACGCGTTCATGGGCTGGATGTCGCGGGTGACTTTCCTTTCGAACCGTTGAGTGCGTGGGCGCAGGCCAACGGCAGGTCGGGTGACCTGCAAGCGCTGATGGCGCAGGCCCAAGGCATCACGGCGCGCATTACCGCACTGCAAAGCACCCACAGCATCGGTGGCGTACTGCGCGAGATGAACACGCCGCAGGCCCTAGATGAGGCTGCGAGCTTCTACGCGGAGTTCCTGCGTTACGGAAGCGGTGCGCAGCAACCGGGTGTCGAGCTGAATGCCGCCTGGGCGAAGCGCAATTTCGCGATCTGCGCACGGCTGCTGCAAGCCCTCAAGCCCGGAGATCGCGCGGTGGTGTTCTACGGGCAGGGGCATGTTCCGCAGCTGGCGGCCTGCCTGCGCTCGACGCGCGGTGTCGAGGTCGTGGAAGCGGACGCGTTTCTTCCGTCCTCTTGACCGCTGGAAATGCATCCCGTGCTTCCGCCTATCAAGAAATCAGTAGATCCGCTCGACGGCGACTTGCCGTTCTAGACGTCAGGCGGTGGGCAGCGTAGTCGCGGGCAAGGCCGACGCCCGCACCCCGGGCCTTCGCACTGGATGGCGACCGACGCATCTCCCCGGGTGCGCTTCGCTTACCCGGGGCGACGGTCTACGACCATCGGCCAATCCGACTCTGCCCCGTGCATTGCAAGCGCCCGCTAGACTGCGGCAACGATTTGTCCGGACACCACCCCACATGAAACTCACTCCCACCCCCATCACCGCCGCACTGGCCGGCATCTTCGCCGGCGTGGCCATGCCGTTGCTCTGGCCGCGGCTGGGTGGCGAGACCTTGAACTGGGTGTTTGCGTTCCTGCTGGTGGTCGCGTTGCCGGTGCACGTGCTGGTGGTGGGCTTCAATCCGCCGCGCGAATCGGCGGGGAAGGGGGCGCTGGATACTGCGCTGTTCAAGCGTGTGGTGGTGTGGCTGCTGGCGGCGCTGGCGACCATCGCCTTGATGCGGCTGCTGTCCGTATAACCGGTGAAGGAAGCCGTGCGACAGGTTCGCTAAGGGTGCGCCGATGCAGGTGTCGCAGCCGTTCGACAGCCCTGCAACATCGCGCTACTTGCCGCCGATCATGGGGACGCCCAGGCCCGCCCTCAGTTCGGCCAGGTCCACGTTGCCGTCGTCATTCCTGTCGAGCCATTGGAAACGGAAACTCAGG includes the following:
- the pheA gene encoding prephenate dehydratase, producing MASKPAPPKKTAKPTKGKKAETAPTPAPVLSDVRAKIDGIDRQIQALIAERAQFAHQVGKAKGKLAAAVDYYRPEREAQVLRMVVDRNEGPLSDEVLVHVFREIMSACLAQQEPLKIGFLGPEGTFSQQAVLKHFGRSAHGLPLASIEEVFQEVESGNADFGVVPVENSGQGTIQITLDMFLTSNLKICGEVELRVHQYLLSRSGRIEDIERIYSHPQSFAQTSSWLRANLPKVEKIPVSSNAEGARRARGSDDAASIGGESAGHVYGLKKVVMSPIQDDADNTTRFLVIGRSIFPPSGHDRTSVLVFIHDKPGALFDVLSPFARHGISMNRIESRPSHHAKWEYGFFIDLAGHVEDEAMKQALAELKKHSAQIKVLGSYPVAVP
- the aroA gene encoding 3-phosphoshikimate 1-carboxyvinyltransferase, which gives rise to MTQDWIASAGQPLQGTLDIPGDKSVSHRAVMFAALADGTSTIDGFLEGEDTRATAAIFSRLGVQVETPSPSRRIVHGVGVDGLKAADGALDCGNAGTGMRLLAGLLAAQPFDSVLVGDESLSKRPMRRVTGPLATMGARIDTEDGGLPPLRIQGGHSLRGIDYTLEVASAQVKSAVLLAGLYAEGETVVREPHPTRDYTERMLKAFGVDINFSPGFARLRGGQRLKATDIAVPADFSSAAFFLVAASIIPGSALRLRAVGLNPRRTGLLQALRLMGADITEENASEHGGEPVVDLVVRHAPLRGIEVPEALVPDMIDEFPALFIAAACAEGPTVVRGAAELRVKESDRLASMANGLRAMGLRVDETPDGATIFPGELLGGVVDSHGDHRIAMAFSIAGQVAKGEVRIGDIANVATSFPNYDGLATGAGFALRKA
- a CDS encoding energy transducer TonB, with translation MTQSANNEYRAPETLEDNAAPTRRGVSPVLLVLLAFALTTAALVWMAQHRQVSQQAATSAPTPAPTIPAADTSRERPAQAAVASKPKKAVDRVAATNRQPRAMAGNVEPKYPASMLRAGVGGTVVVMAELDANGNPVDVKIAERSGERELDRAALNAVRQWRFEPALRNGKAVASSVRVPVDFKPSDLVATQ
- a CDS encoding TonB family protein, whose protein sequence is MSAQQPHDPHFTFRLPRTALRNAAIAFGIGLLLFVIVWWAGRDDGFYKPEPAAAGKALPIEALPEPLSTGDGASGMDEPPARRADEQPKLVEEKPMPAPVPEAPTAPVAPTAADAPLPAGVGLAPTEVPVPLPGQTPAPEYPPAAIREGAEGTVMVRVEVGTDGVPLSVDVQQRSGSRDLDRAAVDAVRRWRFSPGQRDGQAIVGSVTVPVDFKMR
- the serS gene encoding serine--tRNA ligase; translated protein: MLDPVLLRTQPAELAQRLKETRGFDLDVSRIAELEASRKQIQKRTEELQNLRNTRSKAIGQAKAKGEDVSALMAEVAGFGDELKASEVKLDEIRAEIEAIALGIPNLPHASVPVGSDEAGNVEQHRWGTPRTFDFAVKDHVELGARHGWLDADTAAKLSGARFTVLRGQLARLHRALAQFMLDLHTIEHGYEETSVPVIVNADSMRGTGQLPKFEEDLFATQLGEHKRYLIPTSEVPLTNIVRDEILDDARLPLRMTAHSMCFRSEAGSGGRDVRGMIRQHQFEKVELVSIARPSESYDEQERMTRAAETVLEKLGLPYRRMLLCTGDMGFGATKTFDLEVWLPSQDMYREISSCSNCEDFQARRMQARWRNPATGKPEPVHTLNGSGTAVGRALIAVMENYQNADGSITVPEVLRPYMGGAEQIA
- a CDS encoding DNA alkylation repair protein, with the translated sequence MPDRTALRRPRTTRTRRDAATGDAIDVAQALALLKAAASPDHRAGLARYGIPDTHALGVPMRDIQALGKRFGRQHPLAQPLWDSGVYEARLLVAFIADPAQLTATQMDRWCRQFDNWAVCDTLCLHLFDRSAHAWERIEAWARKRGEFEKRAAFALLAGLAVHDRHTPDAPFLAGLAHVDTAAGDARNFVSKGVSWALRAIGHRNAALHAEATTLATRLAASDDPTRRWIGKDALRDLSRTTVRAKVAKAPKGRAKKT
- a CDS encoding NAD(P)H-dependent oxidoreductase produces the protein MKLLHIDSSALADNSVTRQLTAAIVARWQDSVPGLEVTYRDLDAEPLAHLTGAVLGGGDSAAAQAGELTMQQFLDADVIVVGAPRYNFGIPSTLKAWIDRVAVAGRTFKYTENGPIGLAGGKQVIVAEASGGEYAGTAIDFVTPYLKQVFGFLGITDVEFVRAERIAYSAQHRSDAIEAALASIPAPLREAA
- a CDS encoding LysR family transcriptional regulator, translating into MQHDLNDLYYFAMVVDHGGFAAAERALGIPKSRLSRRISQLETDLGVRLLQRSTRRFAVTDVGMSVHRHAQTMLAEAQAAREVVDRLSAEPRGVVRVSVPVAVAQMQLPKILPMFLDKYPKVRLQLHVNNRRVDIINEGYDVALRVRAKLDDDGSLVMRSFGQIQELLVASPKYLQRAGRPRDPDELAQHVTLSISEDEARQRWELHGPNGEVRRVELQPRLAGFDFPLLQSMAKDGFGITLLPETVCAEAVRKGELEVVLPEWSLPQGICHAVFASRRGLLPAVRVFIDFLAEHLPQQIESSRLDCGGKCAEEKEKAIAMAIDNTQAGKVKKAS
- a CDS encoding DUF5694 domain-containing protein, whose translation is MRRLFVLALLLLHSAAWASDAPARVIVIGTYHFSNPGQDKANVDSVDVTVPQRQAELKSVTDALAKFQPTFVGVEWPADAAREQYARYLDGTLPPSSNEVVQLGFRLARQMGLERVHGLDVAGDFPFEPLSAWAQANGRSGDLQALMAQAQGITARITALQSTHSIGGVLREMNTPQALDEAASFYAEFLRYGSGAQQPGVELNAAWAKRNFAICARLLQALKPGDRAVVFYGQGHVPQLAACLRSTRGVEVVEADAFLPSS